The genomic interval TCACCGGCCACGCAGTATTTTGGGAGAAAAAACTATCCGCCGGAAATATGAAAATGAGATTCTTCTTGTGAACAGTGAAGCACATCGATTTGCAATAGGTTTTCACAGAAAACGCCGCCGGAAATACTAATGTAAGTGAATAGTATTTGTTATACTAATTGTATGCACAAAGTAAGAGTAGGAGTTCTACGCGGTGGGCCGAGCAGTCAGTATAATATTTCACTTCAGACGGGTGACAATGTGCTTCACAACCTGAATAGGGAAAAATATACACCGTACGATATACTCATCACACTCGACGGCACATGGCATCTTCACGGAAAGGAAACATTACCGGAGACTGTTTTTAGTGTTGTTGATGTGATGTTTAATGCTCTCCATGGTACTTATGGAGAAGACGGCAAGGTTCAGTCACTTCTCGATACTTTTTCTGTGCCATATACTGGTTCACAGGCACTTCCTTCCGCTACCGGTATGAATAAAGTACTTACCAAACAGGCACTAGTCCAACTTGATATCAAGATGCCGCAACACCTTGTGATTGAAACTCCCGACAACATTGAAGAGCGAGCGTTTGATATTTTTAGAAATTTTCCACAACCAACTGTTATTAAACCAGTAATCGGTGGATTATCAGTTGGGGTCACACTTGCAAAAACTCCAGACGAAATTGCAGAAGGTGTCCGATTTGCGTTTGAATATGCGCAACAAGTACTTGTTGAAGAATACATTGGTGGAAAAGAGGCAACGTGTGGTGTGGTAGAACAGTTTAGGGGGGAAGTGTTGTATAAACTACTACCAGTTGAAATTATTCCACAGAAAGAAACTGGTTTTTTTGATTATAATGCAAAGTATAATGGGCTCCATGAGGAGCATTGTCCAGGAAATTTTACCTTTGATGAAAAAAAAGAATTGGAGAGAATTGCAGGTTTGGTGCACACAACACTTGGACTGTACGGCTACTCACGTTCGGATTTCATTGTTTCTCGTCGAGGGATATACTTTCTTGAAACAAATACATTACCCGCGCTGACAAAAATAGCTTCCGTTCCCAAAGCGCTTGAAACAGCGGGTTGTAGCTTTCCAGAATTTCTTGATCACATTATCGGTCTTGCTATGGCGAGGAAATAAGGTAAAATATCTTTGTTTTGAAGTTTGGGCCCGTAGCTCAGTTGGCTAGAGCACCTGTTTTGCACTCAGGAGGTCGCAGGTTCGATTCCTGTCGGGTCCACAACGAAAGAAACTACTCGCTTTATGCGAGTTTTTTCTTTTGTCGTTGTGAGAACTCTACAGGAATCGAAAGACGGAGGCGGTATACAAGACGAGCGGAGCGAGTGCTTGTCGCCGAGTCGGGGTCGAGAGTACTTAGGCTTTTGTGAGTGAAACGAAACAAAAGACTTAGTAACTCGTGACCGATTCCTGCTTGCATATTACACCACACTATTGACAATCCACTATTTGTAGTGTACTATTTGACACAGTAAACTTGATACATTAACTAATTGGAGGTGCAAAATGGCTCGTATACTTTATGCCGATGACAGTGGAGTTTCGCGTATACTGACGGCGGCAAGGCTCGATAGAATGAATTTAGATTGTGTAGTGGTCGACGATGGAATTGATGCATGGGCGCTACTTGAAGATGGAGAAATATTCGATCTTATTATCTCGGATTTTGAAATGCCAAGGATG from Patescibacteria group bacterium carries:
- a CDS encoding D-alanine--D-alanine ligase, giving the protein MHKVRVGVLRGGPSSQYNISLQTGDNVLHNLNREKYTPYDILITLDGTWHLHGKETLPETVFSVVDVMFNALHGTYGEDGKVQSLLDTFSVPYTGSQALPSATGMNKVLTKQALVQLDIKMPQHLVIETPDNIEERAFDIFRNFPQPTVIKPVIGGLSVGVTLAKTPDEIAEGVRFAFEYAQQVLVEEYIGGKEATCGVVEQFRGEVLYKLLPVEIIPQKETGFFDYNAKYNGLHEEHCPGNFTFDEKKELERIAGLVHTTLGLYGYSRSDFIVSRRGIYFLETNTLPALTKIASVPKALETAGCSFPEFLDHIIGLAMARK